The Apis cerana isolate GH-2021 linkage group LG12, AcerK_1.0, whole genome shotgun sequence sequence tttttcataaaatgacACTATACAttgttcattttaaattattttaaattatttcatattatatttttttcaattgaaaattaattaattgtgatAACAATatagattcaaaaattaattgatccttgtatatttttttatatcattattaacaataattttaaagatagcAAATCCTTTTAAATAGCACTTATTAActttctcaattattttctattaatttaaagatcatctttacatttttttttctatatgttatctaacaaatattttatattcttcacttgtatatttacaaataatgcatcaaatatttattatgcgaaaaataatttttcaaaaaaaaaaaaaaaaataaactaaaaacacgtgaatatgtaaaaatagtaatagacACACTctcttctataaaaaatattattttaaaaaaactaatttaaatttaaatacatttattttattaattaccaaacaatatcttttataatttttagttttattattagttttgatatataaataaatattattttatgtattatattttatttttgacatttttgttttataaaaataaatttttaagaaataatttatattttgcatttaatgtattataaaacaaaaaatttaatataagtaaagaaactattattttttaaatattagattaacaataacaaaagatataaaattataataaaaaaaattaactttttttatgaaatattcacatattacgattctatattaaatttaaaatataaatatttgatatttaagagTGTctctattatacaaaattcgtcattgatttaaaaattatacgtaaattaacaattatataaaatattgaacaatgTTAAGGTACATATTTTTAGAGACCATCAGTTAAACCattatttctgtaataaatTTCCATCAGTCATCTACTGGTGgtccataaaaaattaattcgggTATTTGTCCGCCCTGTACACCAGTACCATTCGTACTTTCCGAACTACattgaaattgaaagtttACATTTCCAACTGTTATTTCTGACATGCCTTCTTGACCAAAATAACTCAATTCTCCTCCATCTAATATTACACTAGCTGTATAAAAGCATTCTGGTTCGATTTGAATTGGATTCTCAAAATATACATGAAAAGTACTACTCGAACcatcagaaaaaaatttcgtactATTTTCAGACAAAACACATCCCAATCTTTTAAGTTCAATGCGAACATTATAATCTGCAGCACCAGACGAGCTTCCATATAATCCAAAACCAAcaacaaatattcttttgtcaacgctaaattgaattgaatcacATCTGCCTCTATAACGCCATTGATTTGATCTATATGCACATGACTGAAACCTATGACATACCtgcaaatagaataataaaacaaatatatgatagaATGAAtacttcattttaaatttaagtaaatgattttattttatgatatttacttGAGTTTTTAAACCTTGTCGAGGTTTAATAGGAAAACAAAGTTGAGGTTTATTACTAGCAGTAAAATGTAAGAAGACATCAATTGTTTCTTGTTGTGTTAAAATTCCAGTTTGAGCAGCACTATTAGCAAATTCTTCTAAATTCATAGCAGGAAgtctaattaaatacaaagCAGATcctagaataaaaaagaaagcattataatataataatattttttggtttaaaattttaaattaaatatttacccaATAGACGTCTTTGATTTGCTGATGAAGGTTCAAGTTCTTGTCGTATACATTCTGCAGTAGCCCATCTTAATGCAGCATCCCAAACATGTATTTCCTTACAGTTTAGTGTTTCTCGAGAAAGCACTGATTCAAGAGTATGAATATCAATATCCACAAAGCCATCTGATCTTAGTGCCATTTCTgcctaaattatattaaattttatatttactatctttatacaaatattttaacaaaaatataatttcttaataaataataaatttattactttagatttatttttattaattttacatttattatattgattttatatcaaataaaattaaaaagttcttttttttaaattaaaaaatataaaaaaattaaaatctattaaaattagaaataaatttcaaattgattaaaatataatcttattaatattatttaaataaatattattttctaaataaatatttttattatatgatataagatagagtttaaaaataagaacaaatttttaaaaataatttaagtattttaaatatttattttaaaaatactatttttattgtaagaaactaattttataatttctttaggaaatttttaatttgattgaacagtttaatttaattttataataatttattacaattaaatgttttatgaatGCTAATagtgtaatatgtatataaaaaatgaattaaacaaatatgtatatggtaatatatgatatatatacattacaagaaaattcatgttaaattattttattttcatattttgtgaaaatgtatattgtaaaattgcaTATTgatctttcttaattttaataattaatgaattatatttttactaagttatatataaatgaattgtgagtaaaattatattttaaaaattaaaaaatatattttgtttttttttcaatcagtcttttcaattatatttaattaattttattaaaaaagaaataagcaattttatcttaagcaattcttaaatacttaaattaaattttttaatgtataaaataaatattataaattatttaagtaattattg is a genomic window containing:
- the LOC107998957 gene encoding BTB/POZ domain-containing protein 6-B isoform X1 gives rise to the protein MAMSNLYSKISTKPMKRFQDNVTVKQTNPWLNAESLIPVSDSPPTVSPLSSSIVLQREGTINQPLSAPASPLSSLSSPLAQLNLSSPEDCTQDPNWQATKPTVRERNAAMFNNHLMADIIFIVGSPGHTQTIPAHKYVLATGSSVFYAMFYGGLAENKRDIEVPDVEPAAFLALLRYMYCDEVQLEADTVLATLYVAKKYIVPHLARACVNYLETSLTAKNACLLLSQSRLFEEPDLMQRCWEVIDAQAEMALRSDGFVDIDIHTLESVLSRETLNCKEIHVWDAALRWATAECIRQELEPSSANQRRLLGSALYLIRLPAMNLEEFANSAAQTGILTQQETIDVFLHFTASNKPQLCFPIKPRQGLKTQVCHRFQSCAYRSNQWRYRGRCDSIQFSVDKRIFVVGFGLYGSSSGAADYNVRIELKRLGCVLSENSTKFFSDGSSSTFHVYFENPIQIEPECFYTASVILDGGELSYFGQEGMSEITVGNVNFQFQCSSESTNGTGVQGGQIPELIFYGPPVDD
- the LOC107998957 gene encoding BTB/POZ domain-containing protein 6-B isoform X2 — encoded protein: MYTKAESLIPVSDSPPTVSPLSSSIVLQREGTINQPLSAPASPLSSLSSPLAQLNLSSPEDCTQDPNWQATKPTVRERNAAMFNNHLMADIIFIVGSPGHTQTIPAHKYVLATGSSVFYAMFYGGLAENKRDIEVPDVEPAAFLALLRYMYCDEVQLEADTVLATLYVAKKYIVPHLARACVNYLETSLTAKNACLLLSQSRLFEEPDLMQRCWEVIDAQAEMALRSDGFVDIDIHTLESVLSRETLNCKEIHVWDAALRWATAECIRQELEPSSANQRRLLGSALYLIRLPAMNLEEFANSAAQTGILTQQETIDVFLHFTASNKPQLCFPIKPRQGLKTQVCHRFQSCAYRSNQWRYRGRCDSIQFSVDKRIFVVGFGLYGSSSGAADYNVRIELKRLGCVLSENSTKFFSDGSSSTFHVYFENPIQIEPECFYTASVILDGGELSYFGQEGMSEITVGNVNFQFQCSSESTNGTGVQGGQIPELIFYGPPVDD